The genomic DNA tttggagaacatgggtaggcgacATTTCGAGTTGTGATCCatttctgcagttcctcgtcACCATATATGGATGCTTGAGAACATACATCAGGTTCAGAGACTTAGATATACACCAAGACTGCAAACATTTTTGAACTCAAATTCAAAATTCCATCAGGATCCTGAAACACTTAACTATTATTGCTGGAATACActtcaaataaaaataatgatcatacaTTATCAGCAAGCATCAATGCTCCAGCTTCTATGACAAATTCATGGGATTCTTCATCTCTTACAACCGCAGCTGTCAGACCTGCAGCAGTGCTCGCCTTGCCACTTGTGTacacagcccgagggctgaattCTTCCACATGCCTATTTTATCAAGAAAAAACAGActagtttaattttaatttagtttaggataCACATCCTACATAATagaaggcaatttacagaagccaattaacctacaaatctgcaagttTGGAAtggggaggacaccggagcacctggaaaaaacccgtagtcacagggagaaagtgcaaactccacacagacagcacaaaaggtcaggattgaacccgggtctctggtgctgtgaagcagacgctctactgctgcaccactgggccaacCAATGCAAGTATTTTTTAATTctcaaatattaaaacaaaaagttatATACCATACTTACTCAGCAAGATTTAACACAAATACTAATTCTTCCTATCCCCGTGGTTACATTGTTGCACCTGGTTAAGAGATCTTTCAATAAAATTTTATTTAAATCTGATGCCAATTTACATTGGCTGTGGGTAAAATGAACAGTATACTACAAAAACAAAACTGAGAGGGTGTTAATAGTAACTTTCTGTGCAGCACAATTACATTTCTTCCATTAAAATAGAATTGCAATCCAACCGGATTGTTTTACCCTTCATACCCATACATTTAATCAAATTACTCGAACTTAGTTATAAAAGACCCAACACAATTGGTGCTTGTACTATTGAGTGTTTCCTAGTAACAACTGAGTCACAGCTGAAACGATTTTAATTATACTTTAGTCACCAAAAATTTTAACTCTCCAGCACAACTCACTTAAGGAATTGGCTCTTGGCTGTGCTTGGATCACCAACAATGCAAACATTAATATCACCACGCAAAGAAGTGCGCTCCATGGTAGTCTTTGGAACTCCACCGAAAAGCATCAGCAAAACACCACGTTTCACTTCATCATTACCTAAAAAGGGCAAAAAAGTTACTTTTAAACATTGCACTAAAATAACGGATAAATATACTAAAATAGACTAAGTGCGGACCCACCCACCTCTCCCAACGCAatagtccaccactcacccatacacgAGGTAATATTCAGTCAAAATGGGGATCCtggcccggcaaccctcccccaacggtGCAGATGCAGCTGTCAGGTTGTGACAAGAGTACAAATGGCGATCTTAAAATGGAGGCCCGCACTGCACGGGCGTGACTGCCGCGTTCAACTGTGCCTGCGTGGATAGCGGGGCCGGCAActctcccccaactgcacaggcgtggcTGACGATCTTAAAATGGCTGTGGGTCCGGCAACCCCCAACTGCTCATGCGCGGATAGCAGGCCCGGCAACCCTCCCACAATTGCGCATGTGCGGAGCGCAGTTAACAGTAAAAATGAAATGTAAGTTTATTAAGGGAATAACTTTGGAATTACTTTGTCAAATGGGACAAAACTTGCTACTGCACATACCaggcgaatggtgagtaaggcgggCCTAACATTGTTgagctatcgtgtactgttttggctgtatttcgggCATTTACAGGCATGCATAAAAAATGACATTTTAGTCATATTTTCAAGGTTTATTTAGCGGAAATACTTTTGTCAAATCGAACAAAACATGCTACTGCACACCGCAGGCGAATGgtaaggtgggcctaaaattgttgcgctatcgtgtactgttttggcagaATTTCGggaacacacaaatatatatacatacaagatgaaagtttgttatatactagaccaagtgggaccctgtcacacgggaggcctggtccccccaacacaatattccaccactcactcatagctgaCAACTGTGCAGGGGCTGCCCATTTCGCCTtatgcaccctccctcatttttaaacttaaaaaaaaatgcatttgcacttgctagagCTAACAGGGCTGGGTGTACTTGGGACagcaacaatgttgcgagcagggctacaatccatCGTGACATcacagctgtaagcacagggaaaaatcagttctttttttcccccaagtctcttcagatttttgaacattgattaataacttgagaaataatgcatgaatttttcagatatgatttttgacttcacgggataaatctctaccggaatatgtaatttATTTTGCCGTTGcacgttttttcgagaagatgtgttCGCACacgaacaaataaatacacaaatacacacacatacaagatcagagttttataataagGATAAATAGATCAAACAATTCAGCAATTCAAAGAGATTAGATCCCACAAAAAATTGGTTGGGTGCAAATCAATATTAAGCCATTATCTATCAAAAAATAATACTTGTAGCACTTTTTAAAATTCACCTGATCATTACTGACTGATGACCTGATATGCTTAATCTGGTTCAAGTTAATAGTGTATATTAtaacttttaaaaaaatgttcaaaatgttgctTACCATAAATGGTGGGGAAGAGGCTTGTACAGAGATTGTGATACAAGTTCTTATCCTGGCTCATTTCAAACACCTTCTCCCATTCTTGAACAGTCATCTGATTTTTAATACTTTCTGCAGTCTGTTCTTCTTCTCTCAATTCTTTACCAccaaacttaaaaaaaagttttatggCATAAATCGAAAGGCTCTAATTAACAGAATAGCACAAGACTACATGTGGACCAATAAAGACCAAGTTTATTTGTTATATTTAGTTAATTAAAACAGCCAAGATTAACAAACCGAATTTAACTTGATCCCCTCCAAAAAAAAGGCGCTTTGTGTGCTAGTAGCAAATCAATTCTTGAAACTATTTCTGAAATTTTCTTTCATTGCATTTCCTcaaccagggctcgaaattatcggttgcccggttgccaatggcaacccacagtcccgccgggcaacctaaaagccatgccattttgcccggcttggcaagcacctggGACACCTAGTGTTTAtttctgagcgggccccctctatctttctctctctctctttctgtcactCTCCGCCTGCCACCTGTATCCGTGTCCGTGTCTCCGCCCACTCCTCGTCCGCTGGCACGTCCTaccgccttacacatgcgcacaaccatggccagcaacaaagatcctatagcgaggatctttggccagcacatcatcggccgtggcTATGCGCATGTTTCGCCTTGCACATGCacactgccactgcaactggtcggcatcggccactttctccctccctttgcatggagggagatctggctgccattgctgtccactCGTCGCGACCACTAAAATCCCACGCAGAATTactcgctggagtaactcttgcttcttgattTCCTGGTCgtccaaaaatattcgaaatggaatttaaacagaatTTAAACCACCACcaaactgaaaaataacagcctattgcattttatctgtttatttattgtgtatatacatatgggactatggtatatagacacagtgaacttttatctcctgttctgtattatgtttacatattctgttgcgctgcagcaagcaagaatttcattgtcctacctgggacacacgacaataaaactctcttgactcttgacttggacttaaacaaaaacgggttcttgggggaaaaaaaagagctaccttaaatgtaattgtttctggttgggtaactatagtagggtgaaggctattccatgctttaattgtgcggcagaatccatggagcagccagcatctctggatagaagaaattgggtgacgtttcgggtagagacccttctttagatttcctatgGTTTTAGAGTTTTAGGTTAATTTAAACATacagcgggaaacaggcccttcggcgcacgctgaccaccgatcacccgtacactagttctatcccacattagcgacgtaagtcaagaatgttttattctctcatgtcccaatgaaatccttacttgcagcagcacaacagaactctgtaaacaatgttataaacgagaaaacaaaactgtatatttatatatgaatatataactatacacacacacacacacaatttccctcctgggattaataaagttctatcgtatagtatcgtgtgtgtaggaaagaactgcagatgctggcttaaactgaagatagacacaaaaagctggagtaactcaacaggtcagacagaatctctggacaaaaggaaaatattacgttttgggttagaTCTGAAAAAAGttccacctttggaatgtggaaggaaagagcacccagtgaaaacccacgcgatcaaagggaaaaacgtcatacagacagcacccatattcaggatcaattccaggtaTTTGGCaagtttaggcagcaactttatggccaatgtactgtcccatagtcttgaactgaattaaaacataaagTAGCTGTAAAGggcatcacttagagatttaagactgaaaacggatagtttctttttttttagtaaccaaagttatcaacatataattttttgtgtgttggaaaataaaatatagtggcacagctggtggacttgctgcctcacacgccagggaTCTATGTTCGATTCTGTcatcgggcactgtctgtgttgaatttgcacattctccctgcaagcatgtaggtttcctcccacatcccaaagatgcattggctttgtaggttaacttgtctctgtaaaattgcccctaacgtatagggagtgggtgaggaaagtgggataacagaacatgtgtgaatggggagacaaaaatgctggagaaactgagcgggtgaggcagcatctatggacccaaggaaataggcgacgttttgggtcgagatccttcttcagactgatgtgagggtggagggggtgggaagaagaaaggaagaggcggagacagtgggctgagggagtgctgggaagcggaggagaaagcaggaactacctgaaattggaggtcaattttcatagctggggtgtaaactgcccaagcaaaccatgaggtgctgctcctccaatttacggtgggcctcactctggccatggaggaggcccaggacagaaagtcggattcggaatgggagggggagtcgaagtgctgagccaccgggagatcaggttggttattgcgaaccgagcggaggtattgggcaaagcgatcgccaagcctttgcttggtctcaccgatgtagagcagctgacacctagagcagcaatgcaatagatgaggttggaggaggtgcatgtgaacctcttccgcacctggaaagacggcttgggtccttgaatggagtcaagtggggaggtaaagcgacaagtgtagcatttcctgcggttgcaagggaaagtgccaggagaaggggtgatttgggtgggaagggacaaaatgaccagggagttacggaaggagcggtctctgcggaaagagatgggaagatgtggccagtggtgggatcccgttggtagacaaagctggagaaaatcagcgggtgaggcagcatctacggagcgaaggaataggcgacgtttcgggttgagacccttcttcagactgatgtgggggggggtcggtaaaaagaaaggaagagccgGAGACATTAGGTTGTtgcagagctgggaatgggaggggaaggagggagaaagcaaggactaactaaaattagagaagccaatgttcataccgctggggtgtaaactacccgagcaaaatatgaggtgttgttcctccaatttgcggtgggcctcactctggccatgggggaggcccaggacagaaaggtcggattcggaaagggagggggagttgaagtgctgagccaccgggagatcaggttggttattgtgtcaGTGTTGTGCGATgctatcgccaagcctgcacttggtctcactgaggttgatcattcGCTGAAtattccaaccacatttttgtttggaagtggaaagaaataatataaattgcattcattgcatcgtgtaaaaggagatgagatactgtattgcaATTTTCCtgtatgtcattgtggtatatatcatggcttgattggtgaatatgtttagtttgtgactttatttgaagcagaaataatacgtgaatgcttcattgactataattctgactggtgactgcgcacttcgtccaagcacattatcgaacgtatcatgcaagccgtcttaaatgaccacctaaactgccatttggcaacctaaaaagctgcctaggctgcccggctggcaacagggaaaaaaagttaagcgagagccctgtcaaCATAGCCCCAAAAAGCACAAACTAACTTTAAAGCATTAATTTTGATTAAGGCAGTTAAGAGTTCAGGTCTGACCGCAACCTTAAACTTAACATCGAAGAAGCAAGAAACAAACATCAATTTAATACCTCAACTTGGGCAATTGAAATGAACACTTCCAGCCATTACCATGTTCCATTTGCCACTAGAATTCTGGAATCCCGAAATGTTATGAAGAtgcaaatcaccccctccccaaaaTTCCTTGCCCACTATGTAGAAATATAACACTATTTATCAATAGTGCTAAGGACAGTAAAACTTTGATTTAATATGATTAGGTACATTGATAATCAGGACTGTCCTGTTCTTACAAATAGCTTGAACAATTTCATTTAAACAAGTTTACATACCCGTGGATTTGTTTGTGCCAGAGAACATGCCAGGAAAGCCAGTTTGTAAGACAGGTCACGTACACCTAAAGCACGAAGACCTCTAACTCCTTCAGTTTCATACCCAGCAGCACTGCTGACTCGAGAGCCTGTTTCAGCACGGACACCTAAAGAAACAAAGCTGTTAGGGGACTCTGAAAAAATATAGTTGCACAATACGTCTCTCGGACCACTGCTGCAATACATAATTTTCATTCAACTGCCTATAAGCATCAATGGAGATTGGCGACTGAActtcacatacagtgccctccataatgtttgggacaatgacccatcatttatttaattgtctctgtaccccacaatttgagatttgtaatagaaaaaaatcacatggttaaagtgcacattgtcagattttaataaagtccatttttacacattttggtttcaccatgtagaaattacagcagtgtttatacatagtgcccccatttcagggcaccatgtttgggacacagcaatgtaatgcaaatgaaagtagtcatgttctgCCTCACCTGTAAGGACTGTCGGATCCTTGAactgagtcgagggaggaggtatggggacCCGTGATGCATCTcctacggttgcaggggaaagtacccagggaatggggtggtttgggtgggaagcgaTGTGTTACCAGGGAGTCACGGAGGGaatagtctctgcggaaagcagtggaggtgggaagatgtggctagtggtgggatccccttGGAGGCAACGAAAATGTCTGAGGATAAAGTGCTGGAATGTCCTTGACAGAGAGACAGCAGCGCCCCATGTCATTTCTGAACTTCCACCTATCTGACCAGCAACATGTAGTTCAGCCCTTAACTGTTTTTTTGTACCTTTGGTACAATTTTGGATCAAATTATACTGAATCCCATTGCTCTATTAATGATGTTAGAGCAGTGAAGCAATTCTTTGATATTCagatatttaaaaattaaaaatattgagGAAATACATTTATTGAAAACTATATCAATAAACTAAGGCAAAATTACAAAAAACTTTCTATAAATTGTGAATCCCCACTGAAATGAACAGCAGAGAAGGAACATTCTCTGATCCAACAAAGTCTAATTTGAGCTTGGATCGAGACAGCAATTTGCCATGTAATGCTATCCTGTATAATACGGGTAAACTAGCAAATTGGGGCTGATTCAAAGTCAAAAGCATGTGCAGTAGCACCTGTCACTTAGAACATCCAGGATCGCCAAGTCTTTGTCATTCCAAGACTTGGTTCCAAACAAATATTTTCTGTTTATAGAATTTACTCATCAAATTCTACTACATTTCATGAATCTACAAATCCTATTAAGGTATTGAAAAACTGGTACAAGGCAGTTAGTCTCAATCGGCTTCCAATTTATTGAATACCTGGTGTAGTCAGCTGAGATACATCAGGGACCACAATAAGCATCCCTGTGAAGTCACATCTGTCACCAGCTTGTGCAGATTCCACGGTCTCTGCACGCAAGATAACCTCCACACTACGTGGTATGCTACCACGGGGTAGTTCAGCCTGCGTTTCTTGAATACGAACCTACAAAGGCACGACAAATTAAAAAACCGATAAACAAGCAAACAACTGTTTCACGTTATCATTATATCACAGCATTTACAGAAAGATCAACTAGTTATATATTGCAGCAACAATCACCCACAAAATTTGTATTATCTAGTTTgaaatttgtaaaaaaatgtacTCAATGTTTAGAAAATGCAGTATATCTATTAAATCAACAATTTTGTTTCATAAATTATACCGTTCCACAAATTATCTTTCACATATTTGTACTAACCTTAAATTTTTTAATAATTATTTATATTTACCCCAAATgcttaaaaaacaaaataaatactttAATTGCAAATGTGTAGAATAAAAGACTGGTGCTGAAACTGAGCTATTAATAATCTTGAGACACACCAATACATTACCAGGTAATACATTACTTTtaagttttattattattagtaataAAGGCAGTTCTGAGAATATGTTATTtgcaatataaacatataaagaaTCAAATATATTTTGACCACTAAATTATAATGTAAAAAACTAGAATATTCCAACATTACTAAAACAAGAATATCAAAGGCTTATGACCATGCAAATACTTAAAAGTAGAGACATTAACTAACAAAGATAAACTAATGGGTATATTTATAGTTTTTAATTTCTGTCATAAAACAAAGCAGTTAATATGAAAGAAACGAGTTTTAAGTTCAAATATACCAGGAACTGGTTTCTCCATCTTTAGCAGAAAAAAGCTTAAAATGCCAATTAGTAAATTAGTGACACCAAGAATAACTCGCCCTTTTCCTCTTTTGCTATTGCAAGTTGCTGTAAAGTATGGTCCTGATCTTGTCATCTTTGCAACTTTTATTGTCCCACGTGtgtagggtgggactagtgtatgtgTGCTGGTCGGTGCGATTTCGCTGGGCCAAcggacctgtttccaccctgtgtctcTACTAAGCGTGTTTCAGTACTGTGACAGTGCAATGAGGAATGAATTTACAAAATCAAAGAATTTGAAAATTACAGCAGCAATTTGATTTGCAGAGCCCTTGCTCATAAAAATATTTCAGGTAATCTCACTTTCAATTTAGAATGATCAAGTCCACAAATAGATTTGACCTTCTCCAAAGGCAAATTGTGACTAACTTAGTAGACTTTTGATAAATTAAGAAGAGATCAATGATGGGAAATTGCTTGATGTGGTACAAGCATTCGAAAAACATATATTCAAAATATTCGCCACCTAAAGCTCTGTCCTGAAAACTGAATCTAATGGAATTAAACTGATGGGTGCAGCATCAATAGACATTTGATAAGCTAAGAGGAAAGAGCAGTATTAGTGAAGTAGTAAAGAATATTTTATGGGGTTCCACACTGTAAACATTCACCGAGTCCTCAGCCACTATGCTCTCCACAAACATTCAAACCATCACGTTCTTGCCCAAACTTATATTGTTAAAATTGTTTTTAATAACCAACACAATTTCATCTTTTTCCTCCTGTTTTAGCAATCAGAATTCCTTCCAGAGATCAAGTCCCAAGCATCACACAACAGATGGACAATTTTAATTCCAGCATTATCTCACCTTTTGAAAATCAACAAATCGTGACTTATTAGTATCCAACATAAATCTCCTCCTGTTGGCACACACTGGATTTCTGCAGATATTAGGCTGTGTGTACTTGAACTGTTGCTCGACATCCTTAACCAATGTCTGACAATCGAGGCACATGAACGTTCCACTGACCAATTCTGGGTGAACAGGATGGGTCCGGACAACTTGGCCACTGATGCGCAGCAGGGTTCCAATCCTGGCTGATGTCAATTCTCGTATTCTAGACACCAGAACAGTTAGACGTTTTAACATTTCTTTAATTTTCGAAACAAATATCTACAATGCAATATGATGACCTCTAATGCAATATGATGACCATGAACTAGGATCACATTTGATTACTGTAAAACTCAGATAATTCAGCACACTTGAAATTTAAGTAGTCTAGAACTGGGAGAATTTCCTTACTTTTGGATGTTAATCCCATTAATATACCACTGCGGTTGAATTAATCTTTTTTATGAGATTATGCAGTGGTATAATCTCATTAAAaaaagcttggattgttttctctaggacACCAGAGGTTGCAGGAAGCCCCGATAGAAGTATAAAATACCAGACCTGAAAGAAGTATGCCATGAGAGGCGTAAATAGGGTGgtcagaatcttttgcccaggaaatagcaatgctacaaaattttgagatttctgcaatttatcccatcagataaagcataaaaagaagtttaatttgacacccaattcactttcatatcttcagtattaaaaaggttatggccattttcatactctgaaattagcatcttgttccctattgcttttccattgacttaactgaaaagctgtgatcgaggacagtcaaaagcccataactttcttaaaaattaagagaactgaatataattttcagttattatagattgaagcattctgaaacaaatatgaaacaatcttacttggatgacctgaaattaaagcatgtaattagttagttacctaattgtagctaattacaacattcaattactagatctaagcatctatccattttaaatagcctgtgtccaaataacattcacacaagaattcacaatacaacatgattttaaaatctcattgtcatgaatttataggccaaatggaaggaatttaatgtttatttcccataaattaatgggcattttaatcatcttgcgagtgggtttttgtggaacacgatcgattggaacgttgcggttgcagtgaatttgaaccccatatcggcaagaaaaacactgccggttcgtatggggccaaaatcataTTCTCGCCAATGAAATtaggattaaagtcatcctaagaagcaagtttatatgtaaaataaatgactcgccttatgttttgtcccctacgtgagatccgtcccgttgtaggcattgacggcgttagaagtatcTTTTTATTTTACcccagggattaaattgtcccgcaattaaaaaaaaattccgagaactgaagtcggaacgatttttctgcagcagctgaacagcctgagaaagttcgactccgacaggcaggagaaaaatgcattttaatcctgcccctccccttcaaaggcgccaaagtcgcgcacacggccagtggcagaactgcagcgccgctgaaggtaagtattgtaacatcgctacaggAAATCTCTTTACTAGGAGGAACAACTTTAAAatgtgaggggcaacgtttataaaagagatgtgtggagcaagttttttttttttaaacagaggacctggaacacactgctggggaTGGTgcttgaagcagatacattagtggcatttaaaggcatatggataggcagggaataaaAGGATATGGGTTTTGTGCAGGTAGTAAGcgatggttttggcatcatgtttggcatagccATTGTGGGTTGAGAGGCCTGTTCTTGGGCTCTACTGTTCAATAATAAATAAGTGGACTGTATGAATTTGAACAGAGTACAGGAACAGACAAGTTTGAAGATGCAGTCAGTAGTGATTATCAAAACAGTAATAGGCAGAAACATTATTGGTAAAACTAAGCAGCACTTCGGTGCACTTGGATTTCTTATTAGAAAGTGGACATGATTCACTTTATAAACTGTATTGATCTTGTGATACTGAGCAGTCTTTAAATTCGAATCCATGAGCTATCAATCTTCAAATCTTTGCTCACGCTTCTTCTAATTTACAATTCAAACTGAATTATAGCCACCACAGGTAAGATTGGTAAATTTTAATGGGCCATTTTTAGATAATAGTTTAAAACAATAAATACAAATGCCATCTTAAACGATGTTTAATCTTACAATTCCATTTATTTCTTACTTGTGTCTGGCTGGCAAATCTTGAATTGCCACGTAAAACTCTTTGTTTTGTGGAATGTTTCCATGGTCTCGAGCAAAATTTCGAACAGCACGGCATAAATGTGGGTAAACTctgaaaaagaaaacaagagaTTGGTAACAGAGCCTGTGCTGTTGGCATTAGTGTTAGAGATGTTTGTTTTGAATAAACCTTAAAAATCATTTTGAAAATTGGAATTCAGTCTTCCATGACTTAACCTACGTGAAGGACCCGCCATGACCCAGCTGGTCAACCGGAGTTTCATACTTCTATGAAGCAACCGAGTTAACATAATTTCTAAGCAATTTACAGTACTGAACAAAATGCAACGTGAGAAACAGTATCTATAATATATACTGTATGGATTTCAGTATAGATTAACTGTTCTCACCTATAAAATTCCTCCTGAATGGTTGTGGCCAGCTGTTGGTTATATAGCTCCAGATCTACAAAGCTTACAGCGAGCGTATTCCTTTCAGGGCGGATCAGCTCCTCTGCATCATGTAAATATTTAACTTCTCCATCACTATTTTGGAATCTGTAAGAAAGATTAGTTTGTTATAAAATCAAAATTACAAATTCCTAAAGTGTGGTCTGTTGATGGATTAAGGGGAGTTTTGTTGCTGCAGGTGAATGAAGACATTAACACTAGGCAAGTCATCAATTCCATCACAAGTCTTGTACAATGAGACGTTAAAAATTACATGGAATAATTTAACAATTTGGTACAGCAACCCACCATGATCAACTGTCCCAGAATAAATTAATAGAATTATTGAGTCAACATAACATCTACACAAATCAAACCCACAAACAGATAAACCACATTTATACTCACAGAAGTTCAGTTTGCCAGATGTCATCATAATCCACAAGTTCACCTTAGCCACTGCCAGAAAAGACCCACTAGATATGGTACAGTAGGATTTGGGTCAGAGGAAGTGGCTCTGAATATCTATGTTTCCTCCAGGATCCATCAGCATCAGGCCAAACCCCAAATACAATAGATATCAACTCTGTGGATAGTGCTCTTCcatgagaccattccctctgcaactccctggttaactcatcctttcccacccaaaccaggtGATGTACGGAAGATGCAACAACTTTCCCTCAACTCCGTCCAggttaggcagaagttcacttgcacctcctccaacctcatctactgtatccattgttcaaggtgtggattcTTATACACCATCAAGACCAAACATACACTGggcaattgtt from Leucoraja erinacea ecotype New England chromosome 7, Leri_hhj_1, whole genome shotgun sequence includes the following:
- the mcm6 gene encoding DNA replication licensing factor MCM6 codes for the protein MDVGEAAAAGAAGQQLKDELAEKCQKLFQDFLEEFQNSDGEVKYLHDAEELIRPERNTLAVSFVDLELYNQQLATTIQEEFYRVYPHLCRAVRNFARDHGNIPQNKEFYVAIQDLPARHKIRELTSARIGTLLRISGQVVRTHPVHPELVSGTFMCLDCQTLVKDVEQQFKYTQPNICRNPVCANRRRFMLDTNKSRFVDFQKVRIQETQAELPRGSIPRSVEVILRAETVESAQAGDRCDFTGMLIVVPDVSQLTTPGVRAETGSRVSSAAGYETEGVRGLRALGVRDLSYKLAFLACSLAQTNPRFGGKELREEEQTAESIKNQMTVQEWEKVFEMSQDKNLYHNLCTSLFPTIYGNDEVKRGVLLMLFGGVPKTTMERTSLRGDINVCIVGDPSTAKSQFLKHVEEFSPRAVYTSGKASTAAGLTAAVVRDEESHEFVIEAGALMLADNGVCCIDEFDKMDTRDQVAIHEAMEQQTISITKAGVKATLNARTSILAAANPVGGRYDRSKSLKQNVNLTAPIMSRFDLFFILVDECNEVTDYAIARRIVDLHSRIQDSVDRIYSLDDIRRYLLFARQFKPKISKESEDFIVEQYRRLRQRDGSGVTKSAWRITVRQLESMIRLSESMARMHCCDEVQPKHVKEAFRLLNKSIIRVETPDVNFDQDDEGVEDMEQEVQEGINGHSDIPNGINGVDGVHSEDSIKEDITKSALRLSFVEYRKISNLLVIHLRKLEEEDDDASPKKSDLVNWYLKEIESEIESEEQLINKKRLIEKVIYRLIHYDHILIELKQTGLKSRKGEGDEVLEQDPYLVVNPNYTLED